The nucleotide sequence cacccgcagcagACGTGCCGTGGATTCCGCAGTGGATGCCTCATGCGCGGCGAACGGGGCGCAAGGTCTgcggggggtggtggggacCGTAGCAGGCAAGATCCCTCGTACGGGCTGAGATCGCTGCCCCGGCTTTGGCCTCACCGCTTGTGCCGAAGTGACAGATGAGGAGCTGTTGTGCTGCCCTAGCCGTGTGGCagtcggcggcggcttcaGCGAAGGAgcggtgcgtgcgcgcggcTGGCTCATGGATGTAGGGGGTGGCGCGGGTTTTTGCCTCGGGCCTGCCGAGGATGGCTGAGGTATGTGTCCAGGGGCGGCTTCGGTTGCTTCTGCAGTCCTGGTGCGTGTTCCAGCGGCTTCGACAGGGGTGAGCTGCATAGCTTCTTCACCCGCTGCCAGAGCCgctggggcggcggcggtggtagtggGCGTGTCAGCTGCGCTGGACgagcgcgaggcggagggggtgcCCCTCTGCTGGGGCTCCTTGTCTGCCGACACAAACAGGGGCGGCTGTGGAGAGATGGACTTCCCCGCAGCCGGCGTCAGAACATCCGTCGTAGCGGCTTGGGTTGCCCAGGCACTGACTCCGCGGCGACCTTTGCGCATTGCCTGTGCTTTTCTACTCTCACAGGCTCGCTCGTActccagctctgcctcgGTGGGGCCTAAGAGAGACGGCACCGTACGATCGAAGTCTGCTGGGACATCCTTGAGACCAAGCATGCTAGTCGTATCTGCAGCTCCCAAGTGAtgacggcgcagctctgGCTCGTACTTTTCGTACTCGCTGAGGTACTTCTGCCGGCTCCTCtcatccgcagcgatgcgtGGAATGTTCGGCAGTGTCATGCACCCATAGCAGGCGGGTTTCTGCGAGGATTCTCTTGGGCGAGACATGGGGAGTGTTGGGAGAGACTagggagcgaaagaaaaagagaagctgctgtgAGTACACGGCCGCAAAAAGCGCTGTTATGCAGAACAATAGCTACTAAGATGGTTATTGAAGACGCGTAGTtgtcgccccccccccctcacatgTTACGCCGTATTCTACGGTGCGTAAGCGCTTCCGCTTACACCTGCGCGATGCCGACTTCCTATGTTTGCTCTACCAAGGTCTAACACGAACACTCGCGCACGTCGGTTGACAAGCCTACcaaacaagaaaaacagagaggtCAAGGTGTGTCGGTGGTAAAAGAGGCTCCCTCTGTTGAACCTCGTTCCTCACTCGTGTTCCCTTGTGGCGCTATCGGTGTGCTTGTATGTTTGTATGCTGCGTCGTTTTTACATTCTTCATATGTGTACCAGCAAATAGAAAGTGAGACTTACAGCCCACCCGCGCGTTCCCGCTGCGAAGTTCTCATATGAGGTGTCAACGGAAAAGCAGAAagggcaaaggaaaacacgcagaagggggagtggggaggaACACAACAAGTGGCCCGTATGAAGTGagatgggaagggggggggtagagcgAAGGCGATACTGAGGGCGTAGTGCGCGAAAAgtaagaggaggagcaaggCAGTGTATAGCGCTGAGGTAACGTGTACCCCTCGGTGATTGCAGTTTTCTTCATTCCTGCCTCCGCTTCACCTTGCAGCGACGCACGGGTTTTCCCTAAATGTGCGTCTGGTATCTCCCCAGCACTCTCGCGTaattgtgtgtgtttttcaTTTGCCCTACCCCCACAGAGGCGTGTACACGTGACATGGTGCAGGAGGTAATGCTCACTGTTTGCAGGGTAAAAGAAAAAGCTGCGCCACTGACGAGCTCACGGAGACCGACAGAACGGTACCGCTTGAGCGTGGggtgccactgccactcaccccctttttcgcttGTTTCCTTTTGCTTTCATGATGGCCGTGAATTGAACGGCACGCATGTGTCCTACAAtaggcacacacccacagacacacacacacacacacaccatctccacctcctcgagcaggagagaagTACAAAGACAACAAAAGGAGATCCGAGTGGTTTACCTGCGGAAGACAGAGGacggggaaagaggaagagaggcgacTCTCTGTTGCTGTTCTTTCAAAGCTCGAGACATGTGTGTTGAAGTAGCAGTCAGACGGTGGTGACCAAgtgggaggggtggtggtggtgggggggtgAATTCGGTAGTGTACATGAAAGTAGGTACTTCTCTTGGTGGTACGACAGCTGCCGTCTGCTCGGGCTCGCACTGCCGACTACTGTGTGTAAAGATGCACCACGCTGCTCCCCTGCTCGTCGTACGTGGCCTTGGCGAGGCACGTGTCAGGaaagacgctgctgcagccccaGATAGACgcccccacccacgccgccgccccacGTTCTGGGAACGCGACGCAGGTGGCCTGCGCCCCTGTaggcgcgacggcggcaatcgctcgctggaggcgctgctccgtGCCACGGAAAAGTGTATTGCCACCGCCAAGAACGACGTTCTCGTAAAGGGTTTGCTCAAGGAACCgcggggcggtggcggcagcatcgcGTAGCATGCCTACCCACCCTCCTAACGTCTTCTTCACTACATGGTTGCTCTGCGAGTACCCTGTTGGGGTGGTGGGTATCCCTGCCGAGGTGTCGGTGGTGTAGGTGAGGTACGTGTCGTCGAACAGAGCCTCAGGAACTTTGTAGGCGTGCTCGAGCAAGAAAAGACGCTCTTGATCGGGCAGGACGAACCCATCAGCGGGGTCTGGGTGGTCGTGCGTGCCAACCTGCTGGGCTTCCTCGTCCTTCGCGTCGGCGGAGACACGACACAGCGCTTCCTTCGCAGCTTCCACAATGTCGcggtcggcggcggtggagagcGGGTATCCATCTGCTCGCAGCGCGGCGAACAGCTCGTCGGTCAGCGCCTCGCCAGCAATCGAGGACGACCTCACCGAGTGTGCTAAGGTGTAACCCTCCTCTACTGCGGCAACGCAGGTGcggccggcgccgctgtcaaGAGCCAAGCCGCTCGTGCGCCCACTCGAGTAGAGCGTGGCCGCCGTGTTCGTCAGCAACCCTGCGAGAGGAATGTTGAAGGATTCGAACAGCAGCTCGCAGAGGCGCTCTCGGTCAAGTCGCGAGTGATCAGCAGGctcaagaaagagaaacggcgATGCATCGGGTGGGACGCGGGCCTCCTCCACAAGTGCAtagagcagcagcttctcgagTGCATCGTAGTCATGCACGTGGCCCGTCCTCACGGGAAACGTGAGCGCCAGCAGGCCGCCGTCCTGGTAGGCTGCATCACCGGCTACAATGTCAAAtgggtgctggaggagcgtTGGGCGCGGTCGCTTCGTGCAAGGGAGCCCTACGCAGCTGCGGAGTATTGTACGGggtgcctcctccccactgAAGCCGACGCGAGTGTTGCGAGTGCCAacgtccaccaccacgctCTGTACGTCAGCGGAGGCACTGGGCATGATGGAGCCCTCTAGTCGAGTGTCAGAAGTCACGAAAGGGACCGAGAAAATGCGGGGACCAAGCTGAGGCTGcttgggggggaggggggNNNNNNNNNNNNNNNNNNNNNNNNNNNNNNNNNNNNNNNNNNNNNNNNNNNNNNNNNNNNNNNNNNNNNNNNNNNNNNNNNNNNNNNNNNNNNNNNNNNNNNNNNNNNNNNNNNNNNNNNNNNNNNNNNNNNNNNNNNNNNNNNNNNNNNNNNNNNNNNNNNNNNNNNNNNNNNNNNNNNNNNGGGGACGTGGCAATGCTTTGCACGTTGAAGGATGAGTGAGACTGCGCGCATGACATAGGGAGATCATTGGGAACAGCAGGAAGAAGGACATGAACACGTCAAGTGGGACACACAGATGGGGGTAGGAAGGAGGGGATAGAGTAGACACGGTGGAGAGGTGAGGGAAGCGGCGGAAGGTACTGAAGGAGGGGCAAGACGCAGCCCTGGATAGGAGCGAACATGTTCCCATCCCTGCCCCCCCGCGGGTGAGAAAACGGAGGCGAAGACGTGTAAAGAAAAGCGCGCAAACGCTCATCCATCACCATCAAGCAACATCTTCCAATACACAAATTCATTCTGCAGTGGGTGGCAGATacagaggcagagacagcgaggaagaaggaagAAGCTCAACAAAATAGGAATCAGCTCGAGAGGCGGCTTCTTTCGCTCCCTCTACTGCGCACATAACCGATAACGCTGAACAATTGCAGCGGACGACTCGCACTGCTGACCCCACTCTCCCTTGGCCTCCCTATTTTGCATGCTGCATGAATTGAGAAAGCACGACGCGGTAAATCGATCCCCTTACTTTCTCATCCCTCACTTCATACGCCTCACtgcgagaaggggggaggaggggaaactCGCCCGTACGTGCATATGCAGGCATCGAGAATGAAATGAagaagaggcaaagaagcAAAACGTAGCACACGCTGAAGGAGAATGCGCCCCCCCAaaacaagaagaaggaggacgCTGGCAACACACACCgttccttccccttctctacTCCCATCCGTCCTAATCtctttcaccccccctccccactggCATTCATCTACACTGTCCTTGTCGCGATGATTTCCACCCCAGCCCAGAACTCAGCGTGAGGGGCCGTCTAAAGCACACTACCAAGCGAGAAGACATGCTATAGGGCAAACCAccgagggaggggggaaagcgCCGATGAGATgaggggcgagaggagcAGGGGCAACGAAATACGGGAACGTCGATGCCACCGCAACACGCGCGCCAGTTCACTAGGGGCTATCGCATATTTCTCAATACATGTCGTAACGACCCCTTCCCTTAGGGGTTGTACAGGCCGGAGGGGCTATGATAGCCGCTAGGTGCGCTAAAGACCTCTGGCTGCGTAAGCTCAGCGCGCGTGTTGTCGATGGCCGCCTTGTGCATCTCGAATATCTGCGACATTGTCGCGTTGCGCTCGTACTGCTCATGTGGATTCATGCCACCGGAAAGCCAGCGATCTTTATtcacggtggtggtgaagggcTGCTGGCGAAATACCACCGTGACCGCCACACAACCAGTGACAAGGATCATGATGGTAAGGAATATTTGTTCAGGtatcagcagcaacaggaaGGTGGTCCGCTCCCTGTACGACCGGTGCGTATTCGGGATTGAGGCGACTTGGGCGTGCGCGTTCATGTAGTTGTTGCGGTACAGCATTCCTTTCTCGGACGGACGCACACCAGGGGAGAAGGCGTGTAGAAATGGCTTTATGTGCCGGCCAGGGGAGCGACGGAGCATTGTGTGAGTGAGTAGCACAGCAGAGTTGGCGAAGGACTCACGCAGGAAAAGGTGCACGCGCACTGGCTAATGTCTTGAGTGCACTGGGCccgagagaggcagaggaaaaCTAAAGGCCGCACGATGGCGCTCACTCGTCGTTtatcttttctttctttcgctAGTGGCGTGGCAGTTCAGGCGCTGACGATGCTCTGCGagggatgaggagaggggtgaagatagagagagagcgtggtGGATGACGTACGCCACGACTTGTACACACGAGGGGATCCCTGCCTTGATGCCtacggaggagagagcgggaaAATGAGTGGAGACGGTGAGGA is from Leishmania panamensis strain MHOM/PA/94/PSC-1 chromosome 35 sequence and encodes:
- a CDS encoding hypothetical protein (TriTrypDB/GeneDB-style sysID: LpmP.35.3400) is translated as MLRRSPGRHIKPFLHAFSPGVRPSEKGMLYRNNYMNAHAQVASIPNTHRSYRERTTFLLLLIPEQIFLTIMILVTGCVAVTVVFRQQPFTTTVNKDRWLSGGMNPHEQYERNATMSQIFEMHKAAIDNTRAELTQPEVFSAPSGYHSPSGLYNP
- a CDS encoding actin-like protein, putative (TriTrypDB/GeneDB-style sysID: LpmP.35.3390), whose product is MPSASADVQSVVVDVGTRNTRVGFSGEEAPRTILRSCVGLPCTKRPRPTLLQHPFDIVAGDAAYQDGGLLALTFPVRTGHVHDYDALEKLLLYALVEEARVPPDASPFLFLEPADHSRLDRERLCELLFESFNIPLAGLLTNTAATLYSSGRTSGLALDSGAGRTCVAAVEEGYTLAHSVRSSSIAGEALTDELFAALRADGYPLSTAADRDIVEAAKEALCRVSADAKDEEAQQVGTHDHPDPADGFVLPDQERLFLLEHAYKVPEALFDDTYLTYTTDTSAGIPTTPTGYSQSNHVVKKTLGGWVGMLRDAAATAPRFLEQTLYENVVLGGGNTLFRGTEQRLQRAIAAVAPTGAQATCVAFPERGAAAWVGASIWGCSSVFPDTCLAKATYDEQGSSVVHLYTQ